A single genomic interval of Plantibacter sp. Leaf314 harbors:
- the pknB gene encoding Stk1 family PASTA domain-containing Ser/Thr kinase, whose product MSSNQQTDPMIGRLLDGRYQVRSRIARGGMATVYLATDLRLERRVAIKVMHGHLSDDTTFKNRFIQEARSAARLANPHVVSVFDQGQDSDMAYLVMEHLPGITLRDLIRDNGTLTPRQAADILDAVLSGLAAAHRAGIVHRDVKPENVLLADDGRIKIGDFGLARAASANTATGQALLGTIAYLSPELVTRGQADARSDIYALGIMLYEMLTGEQPYKGEQPMQIAYQHANESVPAPSAKNPVVPKELDDLVFWATEREPDDRPSNAGEMLERLRSIESNLGFTSVATGAQPTIVMPASYSSEHADDVTQVIGRGTKPQQVPVRAAATDGPGKLAVKARKRSRVGVALFTIVLMLAALAGGTGWYFGQGPGSLVEVPGVTELNYDQAASKLTELGFVPAQGATYSLTVPAGTVAGSDPPAGSKIDKGATVTVLVSQGPQPVDIPVLAGLTQSDAEQQLQALGVSVSGVNQQFDPSIAKDIVLAASDTTSGADYGQGGPSFQGSSVTLLVSAGQVPSVSGMTPDQARDALEAVGLGVGTSEEAFDDTIPSGQVIGIQAKTDADGNETAFIPGDDVTLIVSKGVELVAIPDTTGQTINQAIKTLQDAGFAVGDIAVNESFRDLFKVKKTDPPAGKSVKKGSTVNITDFGL is encoded by the coding sequence GTGAGTAGCAATCAGCAGACCGATCCGATGATCGGGCGTCTCCTCGACGGGAGATATCAGGTGCGCTCACGAATCGCCCGGGGCGGCATGGCCACGGTCTATCTGGCCACCGACCTGCGCCTGGAACGACGTGTCGCGATCAAGGTCATGCACGGCCACCTGTCCGACGACACGACGTTCAAGAACCGCTTCATCCAGGAGGCACGCTCGGCGGCCCGCCTGGCGAACCCCCACGTCGTGAGCGTGTTCGACCAGGGCCAGGACTCCGACATGGCCTATCTCGTCATGGAGCACCTGCCGGGCATCACCCTCCGCGACCTCATCCGCGACAACGGCACTCTCACCCCGCGTCAGGCGGCCGACATCCTCGACGCCGTGCTGTCGGGTCTCGCGGCAGCGCACCGCGCCGGCATCGTGCACCGTGACGTCAAGCCGGAGAACGTCCTCCTGGCCGACGACGGACGCATCAAGATCGGCGACTTCGGGCTCGCGAGGGCTGCGAGTGCGAACACGGCGACCGGCCAGGCGCTCCTCGGGACGATCGCCTACCTCTCCCCCGAACTCGTCACCCGCGGACAGGCCGACGCCCGGAGCGACATCTACGCCCTCGGCATCATGCTCTACGAGATGCTCACCGGTGAGCAGCCCTACAAGGGCGAGCAGCCGATGCAGATCGCGTACCAGCACGCGAACGAGTCGGTGCCCGCTCCGAGTGCGAAGAATCCCGTGGTCCCGAAGGAGCTCGACGACCTCGTCTTCTGGGCGACCGAACGCGAACCGGACGATCGCCCGTCGAACGCCGGCGAGATGCTCGAGCGGCTGCGGTCCATCGAGTCGAACCTCGGGTTCACCTCCGTCGCCACGGGCGCACAGCCGACCATCGTCATGCCCGCGTCGTACTCGAGCGAGCACGCCGACGACGTCACCCAGGTGATCGGGCGCGGGACGAAGCCACAGCAGGTCCCCGTGCGTGCGGCCGCGACGGACGGACCCGGCAAGCTCGCCGTGAAGGCTCGCAAGCGCAGCCGGGTGGGTGTCGCCCTGTTCACGATCGTGCTCATGCTCGCGGCACTCGCGGGCGGCACCGGTTGGTACTTCGGGCAGGGCCCAGGTTCGCTCGTGGAGGTCCCCGGGGTCACGGAGCTCAACTACGACCAAGCGGCGTCGAAGCTCACGGAGCTCGGATTCGTCCCGGCCCAGGGCGCGACCTACAGTCTCACCGTCCCCGCCGGAACCGTCGCCGGCAGCGACCCGCCGGCCGGTTCGAAGATCGACAAGGGTGCGACCGTGACCGTGCTGGTCTCGCAGGGCCCGCAGCCCGTCGACATCCCGGTGCTCGCCGGCTTGACCCAGTCCGACGCCGAGCAGCAGCTTCAAGCGCTGGGCGTCTCGGTCTCAGGTGTCAACCAGCAGTTCGACCCGAGTATCGCGAAGGACATCGTCCTGGCCGCGTCCGACACGACCTCAGGGGCCGACTACGGCCAGGGTGGGCCGTCGTTCCAAGGGTCCTCGGTCACGCTGCTCGTCTCCGCCGGCCAGGTGCCGTCGGTCTCCGGCATGACGCCCGACCAGGCGCGCGACGCCCTCGAGGCGGTCGGGCTCGGGGTCGGCACCTCCGAGGAGGCGTTCGACGACACCATCCCGTCCGGACAGGTCATCGGCATCCAGGCGAAGACCGACGCTGACGGCAATGAGACGGCGTTCATCCCAGGCGACGACGTCACCCTCATCGTCTCGAAGGGTGTCGAGCTCGTCGCGATCCCTGACACCACCGGTCAGACGATCAACCAGGCCATCAAGACCCTGCAGGACGCGGGGTTCGCCGTCGGCGACATCGCGGTGAACGAGTCGTTCAGGGACCTCTTCAAGGTGAAGAAGACGGACCCGCCCGCAGGCAAGTCGGTGAAGAAGGGCTCGACCGTGAACATCACGGACTTCGGTCTCTAG
- a CDS encoding Rv2175c family DNA-binding protein, whose protein sequence is MTEQNTELVWFTLPDLATELGLPIRRIRQYLEERDLLAVRRDGVLQVPSSFISDGGPVHNLRGTLTLLSDNGFDDEAAMVWMLEDDDAIGTSPIEALRAGRRSEVRRVAQALA, encoded by the coding sequence GTGACTGAGCAGAATACCGAACTCGTGTGGTTCACCCTTCCCGACCTGGCGACCGAACTCGGGTTGCCGATCCGACGCATCCGTCAGTACCTCGAGGAACGCGACCTCCTGGCCGTGCGTCGCGACGGCGTCCTGCAGGTGCCGTCGTCGTTCATCTCGGACGGCGGACCGGTCCACAACCTCCGCGGCACCCTGACCCTGTTGTCCGACAACGGGTTCGACGACGAGGCTGCGATGGTCTGGATGCTCGAGGACGACGACGCCATCGGGACATCGCCGATCGAGGCACTGCGCGCTGGCCGCCGTTCCGAGGTCCGTCGCGTCGCCCAGGCGCTCGCCTGA
- a CDS encoding polyprenyl synthetase family protein has protein sequence MIESNELATLVGRGLSDFLSSRSSIVAQIGPELSPFLDFSREFLSGGKRFRAQFCFRGWQAVSTGRHAGGQGGIDTVVAACGALELFHAAALVHDDIIDNSDTRRGGPSAHVSFAELHRRSRWDGDPATFGTGAATLLGDLLLGWSDELLDDGLDLLDDRRAARSARAEFNRMRTEVTAGQYLDILEERAWRDAADDEQRRRAERVLIYKSAKYSIESPLALGALLGGGSEQQLASLRAYGLPLGIAFQLRDDLLGVYGDPAVTGKPSGDDLREGKRTILIALTREALQPGARTILDEMLGDPELDDDQIGLLQATIRDSGAVDQVEKLIQDHVARALSALGEAPINDDARAHLRGLAVSVARRET, from the coding sequence GTGATCGAAAGCAATGAACTCGCCACCCTGGTGGGCCGCGGGCTCTCCGACTTTCTCTCCTCGCGAAGCTCCATTGTCGCGCAGATCGGCCCGGAGCTCTCCCCGTTCCTCGACTTCTCCCGGGAATTTCTCAGCGGTGGGAAGCGGTTCCGAGCACAGTTCTGCTTCCGCGGCTGGCAGGCCGTCTCGACCGGCCGGCACGCAGGCGGTCAGGGCGGTATCGACACCGTCGTCGCGGCCTGCGGAGCCCTCGAACTCTTCCATGCGGCGGCGCTCGTCCACGACGACATCATCGACAACTCCGACACCCGCCGCGGCGGCCCGTCCGCGCACGTCTCCTTCGCCGAACTGCACCGTCGCAGCCGGTGGGACGGCGACCCCGCCACCTTCGGCACCGGCGCGGCCACGCTCCTCGGCGATCTGCTGCTGGGGTGGAGCGACGAACTGCTCGACGACGGCCTCGACCTCCTCGACGACCGACGCGCCGCGCGCTCCGCGCGTGCCGAGTTCAACCGCATGCGGACCGAGGTCACGGCGGGACAGTACCTCGACATCCTCGAGGAGCGCGCGTGGCGCGACGCCGCAGACGACGAGCAGCGCCGTCGGGCCGAACGGGTCCTGATCTACAAGTCCGCCAAGTACAGCATCGAGTCGCCGCTCGCCCTCGGCGCCCTCCTCGGCGGCGGGAGCGAACAGCAACTCGCGTCCTTGCGCGCCTACGGCCTCCCGCTCGGCATCGCCTTCCAGCTCCGCGACGACCTGCTCGGCGTCTACGGCGACCCGGCCGTGACCGGTAAACCGAGCGGCGACGATCTCCGCGAGGGGAAGCGGACCATCCTCATCGCCCTCACGCGGGAGGCGCTGCAGCCGGGAGCCCGGACCATCCTCGACGAGATGCTCGGCGACCCGGAGCTGGACGACGACCAGATCGGTCTGCTCCAGGCGACGATCCGCGACAGCGGCGCCGTCGATCAGGTGGAGAAGCTCATCCAGGACCACGTCGCGCGTGCACTCTCAGCGCTGGGCGAAGCCCCCATCAACGACGACGCTCGAGCCCACCTGCGCGGCCTCGCCGTCTCGGTCGCCCGCCGCGAGACCTGA
- a CDS encoding DUF3040 domain-containing protein, which translates to MPLSEQEQRLLDEMERHLYRSDAEFVSKVSAGAGKPSYRGIALGSLIAVVGAIGLVLGVVIQQPLVGLLGFAIMLTGVLVATKPTRAPLEQPSPRQTAPAGGQKSSRLMDRFNDRWDKRQSGDER; encoded by the coding sequence ATGCCACTTTCTGAGCAGGAGCAACGGCTCCTCGATGAGATGGAACGCCACCTCTACCGCAGCGATGCCGAATTCGTCTCCAAGGTCAGCGCTGGCGCAGGCAAGCCGAGTTACCGCGGAATCGCGCTCGGCTCCCTCATCGCGGTGGTCGGGGCGATCGGCCTCGTGCTCGGAGTCGTGATCCAGCAGCCTCTCGTCGGCCTGCTCGGATTCGCGATCATGCTGACCGGCGTGCTGGTGGCGACGAAGCCGACCCGCGCACCGCTCGAACAGCCGAGCCCTCGCCAGACCGCGCCCGCCGGCGGCCAGAAGTCGTCACGGCTCATGGACCGCTTCAACGACCGCTGGGACAAGCGGCAGTCCGGCGACGAGCGGTAG
- the mraZ gene encoding division/cell wall cluster transcriptional repressor MraZ: protein MFLGSHAPKLDEKGRIILPAKFREELSGGVVMTRGQEHCIYVFSTREFEALHEKIRQAPVTSKQARDYLRVFLSGASAETPDKQHRVTIPSNLRQYAGLSRDLVVIGAGSRAEIWDAEAWESYLAEQESVFSETAEEVIPGLF from the coding sequence ATGTTCCTCGGTAGTCACGCCCCCAAACTCGACGAAAAAGGCCGCATCATCCTGCCGGCGAAGTTCCGCGAGGAACTCTCCGGCGGGGTCGTCATGACCAGGGGCCAGGAGCACTGCATCTACGTCTTCAGCACTCGGGAGTTCGAAGCCCTCCACGAGAAGATCCGGCAGGCCCCGGTCACCAGCAAGCAGGCGCGTGACTACCTCCGCGTGTTCCTCTCCGGAGCCAGCGCCGAGACGCCCGACAAGCAGCACCGCGTGACCATCCCCTCGAACCTCCGTCAGTACGCCGGGCTCAGTCGCGACCTCGTCGTCATCGGAGCCGGAAGCCGCGCGGAGATCTGGGATGCCGAGGCATGGGAGTCCTACCTCGCCGAACAGGAGAGCGTCTTCTCCGAGACCGCCGAGGAGGTGATCCCCGGACTCTTCTAG
- the rsmH gene encoding 16S rRNA (cytosine(1402)-N(4))-methyltransferase RsmH, which yields MAINDIHTPVLLERCIELLAPAVSHEGAVLIDATLGMAGHAEAMLERFPQLTLIGLDRDLDALDIAQERLARFGTRARFVKAVYDDIDEASEELGFPEVDGILFDLGVSSLQLDRTERGFSYSQDAPLDMRMDASSELTAETILATYDEVALRKIFWEYGDEKLAQRYARRIVEERQRSPLTSSGQLVELIDRATPAAARRTGHPAKRVFQALRIEVNAELSVLESAVPRALDLLRVGGRIVFLSYQSLEDRIVKRELQARAKSTTPAGLPVELPEHSAELKLLVKGAELATDAEIDENPRAKPVRLRAAERLRRPA from the coding sequence ATGGCCATCAACGACATCCACACCCCAGTCCTCCTCGAGCGCTGCATCGAGCTGCTCGCTCCCGCCGTGTCCCATGAGGGCGCGGTCCTCATCGACGCCACGCTCGGCATGGCCGGTCACGCCGAGGCCATGCTCGAGCGGTTCCCGCAGTTGACACTCATCGGCCTCGACCGCGACCTCGACGCACTCGACATCGCCCAGGAGCGGCTCGCCAGGTTCGGCACCCGCGCCAGGTTCGTCAAGGCCGTCTACGACGACATCGACGAGGCGAGCGAGGAGCTCGGCTTCCCCGAGGTCGACGGCATCCTCTTCGACCTCGGCGTCTCCTCCCTGCAGCTCGACCGGACCGAACGCGGGTTCTCGTATTCGCAGGACGCTCCACTCGACATGCGGATGGACGCGTCGAGCGAGTTGACCGCCGAGACGATCCTCGCGACGTACGACGAGGTCGCGCTCCGGAAGATCTTCTGGGAGTACGGCGACGAGAAGCTCGCTCAGCGATACGCACGACGCATCGTCGAGGAACGTCAGCGCAGTCCACTGACGAGCTCCGGCCAACTCGTCGAGCTCATCGACCGAGCCACGCCTGCCGCCGCGCGCCGCACCGGACACCCGGCCAAGCGCGTCTTCCAGGCACTGCGGATCGAGGTCAACGCGGAGCTGTCAGTCCTCGAGTCAGCGGTGCCGCGGGCGCTCGACCTGTTGCGGGTCGGCGGTCGGATCGTCTTCCTGTCCTACCAGTCGTTGGAGGACCGGATCGTCAAACGCGAGCTCCAGGCGCGTGCGAAGTCGACCACGCCGGCCGGACTGCCGGTCGAACTCCCCGAACACAGCGCTGAGCTGAAGCTCCTCGTCAAGGGTGCGGAACTCGCCACCGACGCCGAGATCGATGAGAACCCCAGAGCGAAACCCGTGCGACTCCGCGCGGCCGAACGGCTGAGGAGGCCAGCATGA
- a CDS encoding penicillin-binding protein 2, giving the protein MRHTKTTRRRLAFTIVAVSIVMTLFVLRLVDIQVVRASALSAESLEKTETGDTILATRGSILASDGSVLAEAVMRYSMAASPKDAGPFEREVDGAEQTITLEQATNEIGAIIGKPGPEVLALITDALAADKDSLYALIAKKLDLDQLRALKALEIPWTTFTEDPYRVYPNGAVAGNVVGFVGEEGEPQAGVELMEDSCLAGANGRTTYEKGSGGLPLPGTTVTKPAKDGGDVVLTIDKDIQWFSQQSLAAQAEAVGASWGIVTVMEVKTGKLLAVAEYPSVDPGNVSATPAEDRGSRAFAAPFEPGSTYKSLTAAALIDQGVASPNSQVIAPFRYKPSNGADINDSEFHQDMRLTLSGVMVQSSNTGISQFGEKMSADTRYAYFQKFGQLQKTEVGFPSESGGLMADPADWDNQTDYATMFGQGFSTTAVQGASLYQTIANGGVRMPVQLVEGCRNADGTMTDVPDAKGTQVVSPDAAKQVSEMLEMVDQQSWVAENVDVPGYRVAMKTGTAQQPDGDGGYSSSYLVSMAGFAPAEAPQFVVSVNLADPVKMNSSAAVAPIFRDVTTQVLKSRGVQPSTEPAPNLPLDF; this is encoded by the coding sequence GTGAGGCACACGAAGACCACACGGCGCCGTCTGGCGTTCACCATCGTCGCGGTGTCCATCGTGATGACCCTCTTCGTGCTCCGGCTCGTCGACATCCAGGTCGTCCGGGCGAGTGCTCTGAGTGCCGAGTCCCTCGAGAAGACCGAGACCGGCGACACGATCCTCGCCACGCGCGGCAGCATCCTCGCCTCCGACGGTTCCGTCCTCGCCGAGGCGGTCATGCGGTACAGCATGGCGGCGTCGCCGAAGGACGCCGGCCCGTTCGAGCGCGAGGTCGACGGTGCCGAGCAGACGATCACGCTCGAGCAGGCCACGAACGAGATCGGCGCCATCATCGGCAAGCCCGGCCCGGAGGTCCTGGCGCTCATCACCGACGCCCTCGCGGCCGACAAGGACTCGCTCTACGCGCTCATCGCCAAGAAGCTCGACCTCGATCAGCTCCGAGCGCTCAAGGCGCTGGAGATCCCGTGGACCACGTTCACCGAGGACCCTTATCGCGTCTACCCCAACGGTGCCGTCGCCGGCAACGTCGTCGGGTTCGTCGGAGAAGAGGGGGAGCCGCAGGCGGGCGTCGAACTCATGGAGGACTCCTGTCTCGCCGGAGCGAACGGTCGCACGACCTACGAGAAGGGCAGTGGCGGCCTGCCGTTGCCCGGTACCACGGTGACGAAGCCCGCGAAGGACGGCGGCGACGTCGTCCTGACGATCGACAAGGACATCCAGTGGTTCTCGCAGCAGTCGTTGGCGGCGCAGGCTGAGGCCGTCGGCGCGAGCTGGGGCATCGTCACCGTCATGGAGGTGAAGACGGGCAAGCTGCTCGCCGTCGCCGAGTACCCGTCCGTCGATCCCGGCAACGTGAGTGCGACGCCCGCCGAGGATCGCGGATCACGCGCGTTCGCCGCGCCCTTCGAGCCCGGATCGACGTACAAGTCGCTGACGGCCGCAGCCCTGATCGACCAGGGCGTCGCGAGTCCCAACTCGCAGGTCATCGCGCCCTTCCGATACAAGCCCTCGAACGGTGCGGACATCAACGACAGCGAGTTCCACCAGGACATGCGGTTGACCCTCTCCGGAGTCATGGTGCAGTCGTCCAACACGGGTATTTCGCAGTTCGGCGAGAAGATGAGCGCCGACACCCGGTACGCCTACTTCCAGAAGTTCGGTCAGCTGCAGAAGACCGAGGTCGGATTCCCCAGCGAGTCCGGCGGCCTCATGGCCGACCCCGCTGACTGGGACAACCAGACGGACTACGCGACCATGTTCGGACAGGGGTTCTCGACGACCGCCGTCCAAGGCGCCAGCCTCTACCAGACGATCGCCAACGGCGGCGTGCGCATGCCCGTGCAGCTCGTCGAGGGCTGCCGGAACGCCGACGGCACCATGACGGACGTCCCGGATGCCAAGGGGACGCAGGTGGTCTCCCCGGATGCGGCCAAGCAGGTCAGTGAGATGCTCGAGATGGTCGACCAGCAGAGCTGGGTCGCGGAGAACGTCGACGTGCCCGGGTACCGGGTCGCGATGAAGACCGGAACGGCGCAGCAGCCCGACGGCGACGGCGGGTACAGCTCGAGCTACCTCGTGTCGATGGCCGGATTCGCGCCCGCCGAGGCGCCGCAGTTCGTCGTTTCGGTGAACCTGGCGGACCCGGTTAAGATGAATTCATCGGCTGCGGTCGCTCCCATCTTCCGGGACGTGACCACCCAAGTGCTGAAGAGCAGGGGAGTGCAGCCCTCAACGGAGCCGGCACCGAATCTGCCGCTCGACTTTTGA
- a CDS encoding Mur ligase family protein: MKDGLSVNNQGPISLRPEHPQRRALSQLVTEFDLDLHGSSDGVEISGVSLSSGSVEPGDLYIGMPGVRTHGAAYATQAAERGAVAVLTDADGLDLATAAGLPIIVVPEPRAALGHLAAWVYRTAEEPPTLFGVTGTNGKTSVVYLLSGMLAQLGIVSGLSSTAERRIGDLAVTSSLTTPEASELHALLARMRESEVRAVAIEVSAQALTRHRVDGIVFDVVGFTNLSHDHFDDYGDFDEYFAAKRELFEPDRARRGVVTIDSEWGGRLVEQSRIPVTTLTARPEVDADWRMTILEEAAGSTTFRLDGPEDRTLVTSVPLLGWFMAANAALAIVMLVESGVEFDMIAGALERDGGIDAYIPGRAERISGDRGPVVYIDYGHSPDAFLNTLAAIRAVTPGRVIMVFGADGDRDTTKRRDMGAIAARGADVVVITDFHPRSEDPAAIRRVLLEAAREASPDGELLEVADPATAFRAALALAGSGDTILYAGPGHEDYHEVAGVKIPYSARDDSREALREAGWL, from the coding sequence ATGAAGGATGGGCTCAGCGTGAACAATCAGGGCCCGATCAGTCTCAGACCGGAGCATCCCCAGCGACGGGCACTCTCGCAGCTGGTGACCGAATTCGACCTCGACCTCCACGGTTCCTCCGACGGCGTGGAGATCAGCGGCGTCAGCCTCAGCTCCGGCTCGGTGGAACCGGGTGACCTCTACATCGGCATGCCGGGTGTCCGCACCCACGGAGCCGCGTACGCCACACAGGCTGCGGAACGCGGGGCGGTCGCCGTCCTCACCGATGCCGACGGCCTCGACCTGGCCACGGCGGCAGGGCTGCCGATCATCGTCGTGCCGGAGCCTCGTGCAGCGCTCGGGCACCTCGCCGCCTGGGTGTACCGCACGGCGGAGGAACCGCCGACGCTGTTCGGCGTCACGGGCACCAACGGCAAGACGAGCGTGGTGTACCTCCTGAGCGGCATGCTCGCGCAGCTCGGGATCGTCTCGGGGCTGAGCTCCACGGCGGAACGGCGCATCGGCGACCTCGCGGTCACCAGCTCCTTGACCACGCCGGAGGCCAGCGAACTGCACGCCCTGCTCGCGCGGATGCGTGAGTCCGAGGTGCGCGCCGTCGCCATCGAGGTCTCGGCCCAGGCGTTGACGAGGCACCGTGTCGACGGGATCGTCTTCGACGTCGTCGGCTTCACCAACCTCAGTCACGATCACTTCGACGATTACGGGGACTTCGACGAGTACTTCGCCGCCAAGCGCGAACTCTTCGAACCCGACCGCGCGCGCCGTGGCGTCGTCACCATCGACTCGGAGTGGGGAGGACGGCTCGTCGAACAGAGCCGCATCCCCGTGACCACGTTGACGGCACGTCCCGAGGTCGACGCCGACTGGCGGATGACGATCCTCGAGGAGGCCGCCGGTTCGACCACGTTCCGACTGGACGGCCCGGAGGACCGCACCCTCGTGACGAGCGTGCCGCTCCTCGGATGGTTCATGGCCGCGAACGCGGCCCTCGCGATCGTCATGCTCGTGGAGTCCGGTGTGGAGTTCGACATGATCGCGGGAGCGCTCGAGCGCGACGGCGGCATCGACGCCTACATCCCCGGCCGGGCCGAGCGCATCAGCGGCGATCGTGGGCCGGTCGTCTACATCGACTACGGGCACAGCCCGGACGCCTTCCTCAACACGCTCGCGGCGATCCGAGCGGTCACGCCAGGACGCGTGATCATGGTGTTCGGCGCCGATGGCGACCGCGACACCACCAAGCGTCGCGACATGGGTGCCATCGCAGCCCGCGGGGCCGATGTCGTGGTCATCACCGACTTCCATCCGCGGAGCGAAGACCCGGCGGCCATCCGGCGGGTGCTCCTGGAGGCAGCCCGGGAGGCTTCCCCCGACGGCGAGCTACTCGAGGTGGCCGACCCGGCGACCGCGTTCCGCGCCGCGCTCGCACTGGCCGGGTCGGGCGACACGATCCTCTACGCCGGCCCAGGGCACGAGGACTATCACGAGGTCGCCGGTGTGAAGATCCCGTACTCCGCCCGCGACGATTCGCGCGAGGCACTGCGTGAGGCGGGGTGGCTCTGA
- the murF gene encoding UDP-N-acetylmuramoyl-tripeptide--D-alanyl-D-alanine ligase, whose protein sequence is MIDLTLTEIAAATNGRLLAGAAHGDLVVSGVADTDSRLITPGDIFVAKPGEETDGHLFADAAVANGAALLIVERELPVAAPQILVEDSVTALGALATEVIRRVRSRGGLRIVGITGSNGKTTTKNLLAAVLGRVGETVSPKASFNNEVGAPITMLRVTDSTRFLVAEMGASGIGEIARLIRMAKPDIGVVLKVGLAHAGEFGGIEATVTAKTEMVSDLLPEDVAILNLDDARVAGMADATPARVLWFGLDDRAAVRATDVVATASGTAFTLHLPDGSSAPVSFKVLGEHHVMNALAAAAAAYELGVPIDVVVDALESVSRAERWRMEPLGGRDGVSVINDAYNASPDSMSAAIRTLAQIGAERGRTIAVLGAMSELGDWAGEEHDRIGLQVVRLGIGRLVVVGPEARRMHITAINEGSWDGESVYFPTADEAFDYLSTEIAAGDTVLVKSSNAAGLRFLGDRLGELYT, encoded by the coding sequence ATGATCGACCTGACGCTCACCGAGATCGCGGCGGCCACGAACGGTCGGCTGCTCGCCGGTGCCGCCCACGGCGACCTGGTCGTCTCCGGCGTCGCCGACACCGACTCCCGGCTCATCACGCCCGGCGACATCTTCGTCGCGAAGCCGGGCGAGGAGACCGACGGACACCTGTTCGCGGATGCCGCCGTCGCGAACGGCGCCGCGCTGCTGATCGTCGAGCGGGAACTGCCGGTGGCCGCTCCGCAGATCCTCGTCGAGGACTCCGTCACCGCACTCGGTGCCCTCGCCACCGAGGTCATCCGTCGGGTCCGCTCGCGGGGCGGGCTCCGGATCGTGGGCATCACCGGGTCCAACGGCAAGACCACCACCAAGAACCTGCTCGCCGCCGTCCTGGGGCGGGTCGGCGAGACCGTCAGCCCGAAGGCCTCGTTCAACAACGAGGTCGGCGCGCCGATCACCATGCTCCGGGTCACGGACTCGACGAGGTTCCTCGTCGCCGAGATGGGTGCCAGCGGCATCGGCGAGATCGCCAGACTCATCCGCATGGCGAAGCCCGACATCGGTGTCGTCCTGAAGGTCGGCCTCGCCCACGCCGGCGAGTTCGGCGGGATCGAGGCGACCGTCACGGCCAAGACCGAGATGGTCTCCGATCTGCTCCCGGAGGACGTCGCCATCCTCAACCTCGACGACGCCCGCGTCGCCGGTATGGCCGACGCGACCCCGGCGCGTGTGCTCTGGTTCGGTCTCGACGACCGGGCTGCGGTGCGGGCGACCGATGTCGTCGCGACGGCTTCGGGGACCGCCTTCACCCTGCACCTCCCCGACGGATCGTCGGCACCGGTCAGCTTCAAGGTGCTCGGCGAACACCACGTCATGAACGCCCTCGCCGCGGCGGCGGCGGCATACGAACTCGGTGTCCCGATCGACGTCGTCGTCGACGCGCTCGAGAGCGTGAGCCGGGCGGAGCGCTGGCGTATGGAACCCCTCGGCGGACGCGACGGCGTCTCCGTCATCAACGACGCGTACAACGCGAGCCCCGACTCGATGTCGGCCGCCATCAGGACCCTCGCACAGATCGGGGCGGAGCGCGGTCGGACGATCGCCGTCCTCGGCGCCATGAGTGAACTGGGCGACTGGGCAGGGGAGGAGCACGATCGCATCGGCCTGCAGGTCGTGCGTCTCGGCATCGGTCGCCTCGTCGTCGTCGGACCGGAAGCCCGGCGGATGCACATCACCGCCATCAACGAGGGTTCCTGGGACGGGGAGTCGGTGTACTTCCCGACCGCGGACGAGGCGTTCGACTATCTGAGCACCGAGATCGCCGCCGGCGACACCGTGCTCGTGAAATCCTCCAATGCGGCCGGTCTCCGGTTCCTGGGGGATCGACTGGGGGAGCTGTACACATGA